TCCAGAAGCCGACGCCGGGCCACGCGAAGATGGCCTCGGCGAAGAAGCCGCCCGCGAAGATGGCCGGCACGGTGAAGGCGATGGTCTGAGCGACGGGAATGAAGGAGACCCGCAGCGCGTGGCGCCGGATGGCCTGGTTCCGGGTGAGGCCCTTGGCCCTGGCGGTGCGGACGAAGTCGGCGTTGACGTTGTCCAGCAGATACTGGCGCTGGGCGATCTGATAACCGCCCCAGCCCACCAGGGTGATGGCGAAGGTCGGCACCACGTAGTGGGCCACGAGGTCCACGAAGGCGGGCCATCCCGGCTCCACGCCGGGTGTGGAGATGCCGGTGACGAAGAAGATCTGCTGACCGGTGGCGTCGTTGATCCAGATCGCCGCCAGCTGCACCAGGAAGTAGGCGATCGGGGCCGGAACGATGTACGTCAGGTAGGAATAGCTGGTGATCGCGCGGTCCGAGGCCTTGTACTGCCGTGCGGCCGTGAACACGCCGAGCGCGACGCCGATCACGAGCGTCAGGAAGATCGCGGCAATGAACAGGCGCGTGGAGACCCACACACGGTCACCGAAGGCCGCGTTGACCGATCCGCCGGCCGGGCTCATGCCCCAGTCCCAACGGGTCACGATGCCCGTGAGCCACTGGACGTAGCGGTCCCAGGCGCTCATGGCGGGATCGAGTCCCTTGAGCGCCAGGGAGTGCGCGACCTGTTCGGGGGTGGGCCGCGGGATCTTCTCCTGCTCGATCAGGGCCGGCTTCATGGTGGAGACCGCCAGGAAGTATCCGGCCGAGGTGGTCAGGAAGATCATGACCACATAGGTCGCCATGCGCTTGAGGAGATACTTGATCACTGACGTCCGCCCTTCTCACGCACGGCGTGCAGGCGTGAGGGCGTACGGCTACCGCGCAAGGCAGGGGCCGTGGATTTTTGGTGCACGGGGTTTCCTTCCAGACTGCCGCGGGCTCGTGGCCTGTGTGCGGCGCGTCACATTCCACGGGAAAAGTACCACGAACCAGACGGTCTGAAAGGCCTATTTCACTCCTTGGCAATCAGATCGTTATCTAGCTACCGGTCGGTAACGCAGGGTTGCGCAAGGAGTGGACACCCGACGGCCCTCACTATAAAGTGACCGTTTCACATCTCCTCCGGCCGTGCCGAACGATCCGCCAGCTCGGATGCACTTTTCCGCCGTGCCGCCGCCGTCTACAGTTACTTGCAACATAAGCATCAACGAGGAGCGGATATGTCCGGAATTGTGATTGTTGGCGTCGACGGTAGCGAGACCGCGGCCCGGGCTGCCGCAGCGGCCTACAAGCTGGCCCAGGGCCTCGAAGCCCGGCTGCACGTGATCACCGCCTTCGACAAGGACAACGTCGAGGTCTTCGGCAGCGGCAGCGACACCTTCATCATGTCCGACGCCGATGACGCGCAGCGTGTGGCCAAGCAGGTCGCCGAGGGCCTGGGCACGGACGTCGAGTACCTGTCCGCCCGCGGCAAGCCGGCCGACGCTCTCCTGTCCGAGGCCGAGCGCCTCGGCGCCGATGTGATCGTGGTCGGCAACCGCCGCATGAGCGGCATCGGCCGCGTCCTGGGTTCCGTCGCGAACACGGTCGCGCACAACGCCCCCTGCGACGTCTACATCGTCAACACCACGGTGTCCTGACCGGTCTCCCGACCAGCGCACGCACCGGCCGCGCGTTCACGCGCAGCCCACACGACGACGGCGCCGTCCCCCGAGGTTCCCTGCGGAACGTCCGGTGGGCGGCGCCGTCGTCGTGAGGCCTCCGATCAGGCCTCGAGGTCGAGCTGGTAGGTCAGGAACGGCGTGCGGGTGGAGAGGCGGTCGTAGACGGCGCGGGCACGGTAGTTGTCCTCCGAGGTGATCCACCGGACGTGGCTCCAGCCTTCCTCCCGGGCCTGGGCGCGGATCGCGTCGAACAGGGCGTCCACGACGCCTCCGCCACGCCCCGCGGGGTCCACGAACAAGTCGTCCAGGTAGCCGGCGACCACGCCGAGCGTGGGACGCACGACGGGCCGCACATGGGCCAGGCCCACCAGACGTCCCGGAGTCGCAGGATTCTCGGCCACCAGGCCGGTCAGGCGGCCGTCCTGAAGCCACGACCAGACGACGTCCCGGTGCTCCGGGGTGAGCTCACGGCCGTAGAAGGCGCAGTACCCCTCGAACAGCCGGGCCCACTCCTCCCGGTCGCCGTCGGTCAGCGTGCGGGTGATCCACTCGGTCATCCCGGTCCTCTCTCGAATCGTTCCGCTCCCGGCGTTTCCGGCCCTCGGAGGCCCGGCTCGCGCTGATGCCCGCGGTGGGGAGGCTCAGCGGATCGCCGGCTTTCGGTCACGCGGCAGACACTCAGTCGAGCAGCAGCGCGGGTTCTTCCATGATCGCCGCGACATCGGCCATGAAGCGCGCCGAGAGGTCCCCGTCGACCACGCGGTGGTCGAAGGAGCCGCCGAGCGTGGTGATCCAGCGCGGGATGACCTCACCGGAG
The nucleotide sequence above comes from Arthrobacter woluwensis. Encoded proteins:
- a CDS encoding GNAT family N-acetyltransferase, whose protein sequence is MTEWITRTLTDGDREEWARLFEGYCAFYGRELTPEHRDVVWSWLQDGRLTGLVAENPATPGRLVGLAHVRPVVRPTLGVVAGYLDDLFVDPAGRGGGVVDALFDAIRAQAREEGWSHVRWITSEDNYRARAVYDRLSTRTPFLTYQLDLEA
- a CDS encoding universal stress protein, whose translation is MSGIVIVGVDGSETAARAAAAAYKLAQGLEARLHVITAFDKDNVEVFGSGSDTFIMSDADDAQRVAKQVAEGLGTDVEYLSARGKPADALLSEAERLGADVIVVGNRRMSGIGRVLGSVANTVAHNAPCDVYIVNTTVS
- a CDS encoding ABC transporter permease, translating into MIKYLLKRMATYVVMIFLTTSAGYFLAVSTMKPALIEQEKIPRPTPEQVAHSLALKGLDPAMSAWDRYVQWLTGIVTRWDWGMSPAGGSVNAAFGDRVWVSTRLFIAAIFLTLVIGVALGVFTAARQYKASDRAITSYSYLTYIVPAPIAYFLVQLAAIWINDATGQQIFFVTGISTPGVEPGWPAFVDLVAHYVVPTFAITLVGWGGYQIAQRQYLLDNVNADFVRTARAKGLTRNQAIRRHALRVSFIPVAQTIAFTVPAIFAGGFFAEAIFAWPGVGFWSIDAIGKQDVNAATATLAYGSVIFAVGAILADLATTLVDPRVRVS